The sequence ACCGGCGCTACGGCTACACCGAGGTGATCACCCCGCTGATTTACAAGACCGAGCTATGGAAGACCTCCGGCCACTACCAGGCCTTTCGCGAAGACATGTTTCTGATCAAGCTCGAAGAAGAGGAGTACGGGGTCAAGCCGATGAACTGCCCCGGGCATTGCTACCTCTTCGCCACCCGCAAGCATTCCTACCGCGACCTGCCGATCCGTTACGCCGACTTCAGCCGGCTGCATCGCTTCGAGCAGTCGGGTACGCTGACCGGCCTGACCCGGGTGCGGGCGATGACGCAGGACGATGCCCACATCTACTGCACCCCGGAGCAGCTCGACGCCGAGCTCCAGCAGTTCATCGCCATGGTGCGCGAGGTCTACGGCGCCTTCGGCTTCGAGCGCATCGAGGTGACGCTGCAAACTCGCCCGGAGAAGTTTCTCGGGCGCGTCGAGTTGTGGCAGGCCGCCGAGGCCGCCTTGCACCGGGTGGCCGAAGCGGCGGGTTTTGCGGTCACCGTGTTGCCGGGGGAGGGCGCCTTCTACGGGCCGAAGATCGGCTTCGATTTCCGCGACGTGCTGGAGCGGTCGTGGACGTTGGCCACGGTCCAGATCGATTGCGCCATGCCGGAACGATTCGGCCTGAAGTACGTCAGCCCCGAGGGTAGCGAGGCGACGCCGGTGATGTTACACCGGGCGGTGCTGGGCTCGCTCGAACGCTTCATCGCTATCCTGCTCGAGCACACCGGCGGTGATTTTCCGCTGTGGCTGGCCCCGGTCCAGGTCAAGGTGCTGACCCTCACCGAACGCCAGGAAGCTTACGGCGCCGAGATCGCCGCCGGCCTGGCGGCGGCGGGCGTGCGGGTGGAGCTGGACACGCGCAACGAAAAACTGGGATATAAGATCCGCGAGGCGCAGCTGGAGAAGGTGCCGTACATGCTGGTGGTCGGCGACAAGGAAGCCGAGAGCGGTACGGTTACCCCACGCAGCCGCCGCGAGGGCAATCTGGCGCCGATGCCGGCGGCGGATTTCATCGCCAAGGTGATCGCCGAGGCGCGGGTGGGTTTGAACACGTAAGCGGGAAGGAAGTGCCATATGCCGAAGATCAAGACCAGCCGCGGAGCGGCAAAACGCTTCAAACTAACCGGGACGGGTAAGGTGCGCCGGCGCAAGGCCTATCTGCGTCACATCTTGACCAACAAGTCGCCGAAGCAAAAACGCCACCTGCGCCACGGCGGCTTGGTGCACCCCAGCAACGAAAAGGCGATCAAGCGCCTGGTGCCATACCTTTGACTTGTAGCGCGCGGGGCCGGATGGTAAACCGCCTCGCGCACGGAGGAGAACAGAATCATGCCCCGAGCAAAACGCGGGACCAAGGGACGCGCCCGCCACAAGAAGATCCTCAAGCTGGCCAAAGGCAACGTCGGCGGCCGGCGCAAGCTCTATCGCCAGGCGCGCGAGACCGTCGAGAAGGGTCTGACCTACGCCTACCGCGACCGCCGCGTGCTCAAGCGCGAGTTCCGTAGCCTGTGGGTGGTGCGCATCAATGCTGCCGCCCGGCCGCTGGGGCTGTCGTACAGCCAGCTGATCCACGGGCTCACTAAAGGCGGCGTTACCATCGATCGTAAGATGCTCGCTGACCTGGCGGTGCGCGACCCCGCCGGCTTCGGCGCGGTGGCCGATATTGCGAAGGCGAATCTAGCCGCCTAGCCAGCAGCCTGCACCATCGCGGGCGGGCCGCCGTCATCACTTCGGTGGCGGGGGCCGCCGCCGGCCGCTGTCCGCTCGGCTTGGCGGAGCGACAATGCCAATGAAAGAGGACCTCGAGCGCATTCGCGAAGCCGCGCTGGCCGCGCTGGCCGCTTCCAAGAGCGAGGCGGAACTGGAACAAGTGCGGGGGCGATTTCTCGGGCGCAAGGGTGAGTTGACCTTGGTGGTGCGCCGGCTGCGCGAGCTGGCGGCCGAGGAGCGCCCGGCAATGGGGCAGGCGCTCAACGCAGTCAAGGACGAGCTCGAAGAGCGCATCACCCAGGCGCTCGCCGCCGTCCGCTCCGCCGAGCGCGCCCGCCGCGCGGCGCAAGAGCGCAGCGACATTACCTTGCCCGGCACCCGCTGCTTGCCCGGCAGCGTGCACCCGCTCACGCAAGTGATCGAAGAACTGGTCGGCGTCTTCGGGCGCCTGGGGTTTTCGGTGGCCGAAGGCCCCGACGTCGAGGACGACTACCACAACTTCGAGGCCCTCAATATGCCGCGCGATCATCCCGCGCGCGACATGCAAGACACCCTATTTGTGAGCGACGAACTGGTCCTGCGTACGCACACCTCGCCGGTGCAGATCCGGGTGATGGAGTCGCAAACACCGCCGCTGCGAGTGATTGTGCCGGGCGCGGCCTATCGCCACGACTACGACGTTACCCACTCACCCATGTTCCACCAGATCGAGGGCTTCATGGTGGACAAGCGCGTCACCTTCGCCGATCTCAAGGGCGTGCTCACGCTCGCCCTGCAACACTTGTTCGGCTGCGACACCCGCGTGCGCTTTCGGCCGGCCTTCTTTCCCTTCACCGAGCCGAGTGCGGAAGTCGACATCGCCTGCTTTCAGTGCGGCGGCGGCCAGCCGAGTTGCCGGCTGTGCAAAGGTACCGGCTGGATGGAAATCCTGGGCTCGGGGTTGATCGATCCCAACGTCTTCCGCTTCGTCGGTTACGACCCGGAACAGGTCTCGGGCTTCGCCTTCGGCATGGGCATCGAGCGCATCGCCATGCTCAAGTACGAGATCACCGACATCCGCCTATTCTACGGCGGCGACCTGCGCTTCTTGCGCCAGTTCTGAGCACGCCGCGGCATGACTGACGTAGCTAAAGGCTGGCAATGAAGGTTCCCGTTAGTTGGCTGCGCGAGTTCGTCGTGGTCGACGTCTCGGCCAAGCAGCTGGCCGAGCGGCTGACGCTGGCGGGCATCGAGGTCGAGCGCATCGAGGAGCTTGGCCGCGACCTCGATGGCGTCATCGTCGGCGAGATCGTCGCGGTCGAGCGCCACCCCCAGGCCGAGCGTCTCTCCGTCTGCCAGGTGCGCGGGGCGGGTGCGGAGCTGCAGCGGGTTGTGTGCGGCGCGCCCAACGCTCGCGCCGGCTTGCGGGTGCCCTGGGCCATGCCCGGGGCAACGCTGGCGGGCGGACGGCGCATTGCGGTGGCGGAGGTTCGCGGCGTGGCTTCGGCCGGCATGCTCTGCTCTGAGGCCGAGCTGGGCCTCGGCGGCGACGCCGGCGGTTTGCTGGAGCTGCCGGTCGAGGCGCTCACCGGACAGCCGCTGGCTATTCACCTCGGTATCGCCGACAGCGTGCTGGAAGTGGCGGTGACCCCGAATCGCGGCGACTGCCTGAGTGTGCTCGGCTTGGCCCGCGAGATCGCCGCACTTTATCAGGTGCCGCTGCGCCGGCAGCGGCTGCGGCTGCGCCAGCAGGCACAGCCGGCGGCGTCATTGGTCACGGTGCGGGTGGACGATCCCGCCGGCTGCCAGCGTTACACCGCGCGCTACATTGCCGACTTGCGGGTGGGGCCGTCGCCGGCGTGGCTGCAGCGGCGGCTGGTCGCGGCCGATCAGCGGCCGATCAACAACATCGTCGATATCACCAACTACGTGCTGCTCGAACGCGGACAGCCGCTGCACGCCTTCGACTACGAGCGCTTGCCGCAGCCGCACATCGTGGTGCGCCGCGCCGGCTCCGATCGCAGCATCCGTACCCTGGACGACCGCGACCGCGAGCTCGAGCCGGCCGACTTGTTGATCACCAGCGGCGAAGTGCCGGTGGCGATCGCCGGTGTCATGGGCGGCGCGGAATCACAGGTGACCGAGGAAACCCGCGCCGTCTTGTTGGAGAGCGCGCGCTTCGATCCCGCCAGCATCCGGCGTACGGCACGCCGCTTGGGATTGCGCAGCGAGTCGTCATATCGCTTCGAGCGCGGGGTAGACATCGAGGGGGTGATCCCGGCGCTCGAGCGCGCCGCGGCTCTGGTGGCCGAGCTTGGCGGCGGGGGCACCGCCGCGGGCGTGGCCGAGGACTATCCCGCTCCGCCGCCGAAGACGATCATCGACTTGCGGGTGCCGCGCCTCGAGTTTCTGGTCGGCATGCCGATCACCCGCAGCGACGCGGCCGGGGCGTTGCGGCGGCTCGGGGCGGCGGTGCGGGCGAAGTCCGCACAAGTGCTCGCGGTCACACCGCCGTCGTATCGGCACGACTGGGAGCGGGAGATCGATCTGATCGAAGAAGTGGTGCGGCTGCTGGGCTACGAGCGCGTGCCGGCAGCGCTGCCGGCGGTGGCAATGAGCGGCGGCCGGCGCTCGCCGCTGAGCAGCTGCGCCGCCGATCTGCGCCAGTTCATGGCCGCTCAGGGGTTTCATGAGATCGTGTCGTGGAGCTTCGCAACCGCACGGATGAATCAGCTCTTCGGCGGCGTTGGTGTGCCTGCGGGCGCGCCGGTGTGCCTGCGCAACCCTGTTATCACCGAAGAGGCGCAGTTGCGCTTCAGCCTCTGCCCGGGCCTGTTACAGGCGCTGCGGGCCAACCTCAACGTCGATGAGCCGAGCGTGACCGCGTTCGCCCTCGGCAAGGTGTTTTGGGCTGGCGCCGCCCCAGCCGAAGGCCACCGGCTGGCGGCTGTGCTGTGCGGGAGCCCGCCGCTGGCGGGCTTGGGGGCGACGCGCCGGCCATTTGATTTCCTAGCTGCGAAGGGCGTGCTCGAAGCCGTGCTGGCGCGCTTGCGCCTGCTCGACCGCGTGCACTGGGAGCGCGCGGGAGCAGGACAGCCCGCCTTCCACCCCGGGCAATCGGCGTTGGCTATCATCGACGAGCGGCCGCTGGCCGTGGTCGGTGAGCTGCATCCGGAGACCGAGGCTGAACTCGGTCTGGCGCGGCCATCCTGGCTTTTTGAGTTTGACTTGGAGCGAGCCCTTGAGTATGTTCCGCGGCGCCTTGTCTTTGCAGATTTGCCGCGATTTCCAGCGGTTGTGCGAGACCTGGCGATCGTGAGTGAAGCCGAGTTCGCGTCCGATCAGGTTATCCGCTTCGTGCAACGATGGAACCGGCAAGTGGTGGAGCGAGTCGTGCTGTTCGATCAGTATACGGGACCACCGATCCCAGCGGGCAAGAAGAACTTGGCCTATTCGATTGCCTACCGCGCGGCGAACCGGACCTTGACCGACGACGAAGTGAACCAGCTGCACCAGCAGTTGATCGCGGACCTGTGCGCCGCCTTGCCCATTGAGTTACGCCGCTGAGCGAGAGACCCCCGCTTGGAGGGACGCGCCGTGACCATGACCAAGGGCGATATCGTGGAGCGTATCTACGAACGCGTGGGTTTTTCCAAGAAGGAAGTCGGTGAGGTGGTCGAGTCGACGTTCGAGCTGATCAAAGCGTGCTTGCAGCGGGGCCAAAAGGTCAAGCTCTCGGGCTTCGGCAACTTCGTGGTGCATCAGAAGCGCCCGCGTAAAGGCCGCAACCCGCAAACCGGCGAAGAGATCATCATCAGCGGTCGTAAGGTGCTCAGCTTCAAAGCCAGCCCGGTCCTGAAGAAGTCGATGAACCCAGAGCCGTAGAGGTGGGTGTGAGGGCCACCAAGCCGCAGTTGCCCGACAAGCTCTACTTCAAGATCGGCGAGGTGGCCGAGATCGTCGGCGTCGAAGCGCACGTCCTGCGCTACTGGGAGAGCGTGTTCAACGCGATCAAGCCGGGCAAGAGCCGGGCCAAGCACCGGCTCTATCGCCGCCGAGATGTCGAGACCTTCCTG comes from Deltaproteobacteria bacterium and encodes:
- the thrS gene encoding threonine--tRNA ligase, translated to MAQVTITYPDGGCRQVESGVSAAEALKLHGLLGKDTAVVAARVGDRIADLSRPLIADCPVAPVAAESPAGLEVLRHSTAHLMAQAVKRLFPEVQVTIGPVIENGFYYDFKKAEPFTPSDLERIEKTMREIAKENLKITREEMPRGQARELFRELGEDYKVEIIDGIDAPEVSLYRQGEFVDLCRGPHVQSTGKIKAFKLTSVAGAYWRGDERNEMLQRIYGTTWATAADLEAYLKRVEEAKQRDHRRLGPALDLFSLHPIAPGSPFFHAKGAVIYNALVDYMRSLYRRYGYTEVITPLIYKTELWKTSGHYQAFREDMFLIKLEEEEYGVKPMNCPGHCYLFATRKHSYRDLPIRYADFSRLHRFEQSGTLTGLTRVRAMTQDDAHIYCTPEQLDAELQQFIAMVREVYGAFGFERIEVTLQTRPEKFLGRVELWQAAEAALHRVAEAAGFAVTVLPGEGAFYGPKIGFDFRDVLERSWTLATVQIDCAMPERFGLKYVSPEGSEATPVMLHRAVLGSLERFIAILLEHTGGDFPLWLAPVQVKVLTLTERQEAYGAEIAAGLAAAGVRVELDTRNEKLGYKIREAQLEKVPYMLVVGDKEAESGTVTPRSRREGNLAPMPAADFIAKVIAEARVGLNT
- the rpmI gene encoding 50S ribosomal protein L35, with protein sequence MPKIKTSRGAAKRFKLTGTGKVRRRKAYLRHILTNKSPKQKRHLRHGGLVHPSNEKAIKRLVPYL
- the rplT gene encoding 50S ribosomal protein L20 — encoded protein: MPRAKRGTKGRARHKKILKLAKGNVGGRRKLYRQARETVEKGLTYAYRDRRVLKREFRSLWVVRINAAARPLGLSYSQLIHGLTKGGVTIDRKMLADLAVRDPAGFGAVADIAKANLAA
- the pheS gene encoding phenylalanine--tRNA ligase subunit alpha, whose product is MKEDLERIREAALAALAASKSEAELEQVRGRFLGRKGELTLVVRRLRELAAEERPAMGQALNAVKDELEERITQALAAVRSAERARRAAQERSDITLPGTRCLPGSVHPLTQVIEELVGVFGRLGFSVAEGPDVEDDYHNFEALNMPRDHPARDMQDTLFVSDELVLRTHTSPVQIRVMESQTPPLRVIVPGAAYRHDYDVTHSPMFHQIEGFMVDKRVTFADLKGVLTLALQHLFGCDTRVRFRPAFFPFTEPSAEVDIACFQCGGGQPSCRLCKGTGWMEILGSGLIDPNVFRFVGYDPEQVSGFAFGMGIERIAMLKYEITDIRLFYGGDLRFLRQF
- a CDS encoding phenylalanine--tRNA ligase subunit beta → MKVPVSWLREFVVVDVSAKQLAERLTLAGIEVERIEELGRDLDGVIVGEIVAVERHPQAERLSVCQVRGAGAELQRVVCGAPNARAGLRVPWAMPGATLAGGRRIAVAEVRGVASAGMLCSEAELGLGGDAGGLLELPVEALTGQPLAIHLGIADSVLEVAVTPNRGDCLSVLGLAREIAALYQVPLRRQRLRLRQQAQPAASLVTVRVDDPAGCQRYTARYIADLRVGPSPAWLQRRLVAADQRPINNIVDITNYVLLERGQPLHAFDYERLPQPHIVVRRAGSDRSIRTLDDRDRELEPADLLITSGEVPVAIAGVMGGAESQVTEETRAVLLESARFDPASIRRTARRLGLRSESSYRFERGVDIEGVIPALERAAALVAELGGGGTAAGVAEDYPAPPPKTIIDLRVPRLEFLVGMPITRSDAAGALRRLGAAVRAKSAQVLAVTPPSYRHDWEREIDLIEEVVRLLGYERVPAALPAVAMSGGRRSPLSSCAADLRQFMAAQGFHEIVSWSFATARMNQLFGGVGVPAGAPVCLRNPVITEEAQLRFSLCPGLLQALRANLNVDEPSVTAFALGKVFWAGAAPAEGHRLAAVLCGSPPLAGLGATRRPFDFLAAKGVLEAVLARLRLLDRVHWERAGAGQPAFHPGQSALAIIDERPLAVVGELHPETEAELGLARPSWLFEFDLERALEYVPRRLVFADLPRFPAVVRDLAIVSEAEFASDQVIRFVQRWNRQVVERVVLFDQYTGPPIPAGKKNLAYSIAYRAANRTLTDDEVNQLHQQLIADLCAALPIELRR
- a CDS encoding integration host factor subunit alpha, giving the protein MTKGDIVERIYERVGFSKKEVGEVVESTFELIKACLQRGQKVKLSGFGNFVVHQKRPRKGRNPQTGEEIIISGRKVLSFKASPVLKKSMNPEP
- a CDS encoding MerR family transcriptional regulator gives rise to the protein MRATKPQLPDKLYFKIGEVAEIVGVEAHVLRYWESVFNAIKPGKSRAKHRLYRRRDVETFLEVKRLLHQERYTIEGAKKRLKTIQSEQRQQMALPLGERTYRDALIRVKKDIESLCKLLS